A genomic window from Gossypium hirsutum isolate 1008001.06 chromosome D10, Gossypium_hirsutum_v2.1, whole genome shotgun sequence includes:
- the LOC107940943 gene encoding uncharacterized protein isoform X2, whose amino-acid sequence MSLHILTPITLFLLFPLMATSSIQDLLRSRGLPAGIFPDNVKSYKLNLDGRLEVELEKSCMAEFDGRVHFDRVVRANLSYGGLVGLEGLSQEELFLWLPVKCIIANDPSPGVMLFDIGVAHKQLSISLFEVPPPCMTQEEWKGRVIGRRDLNFRSEDNFN is encoded by the exons ATGTCTCTGCACATCTTAACCCCCATTACTCTCTTTCTTCTCTTCCCTTTGATGGCCACTTCTTCCATACAGGATTTGCTACGGAGCCGAGGGTTGCCTGCCGGTATTTTCCCGGACAATGTTAAATCTTATAAGCTTAACCTTGATGGTCGATTGGAAGTCGAGTTGGAAAAGTCATGCATGGCTGAATTTGATGGGAGGGTGCATTTTGACCGTGTGGTGAGAGCTAACCTTAGTTATGGTGGGTTAGTGGGGCTTGAAGGATTGTCCCAAGAAGAGCTATTTTTATGGTTGCCTGTAAAATGTATTATTGCTAATGATCCTTCACCTGGTGTTATGTTGTTTGATATCGGTGTTGCTCATAAACAACTCTCTATTTCTCTCTTTGAAGTCCCTCCTCCTTGCATGACTCAAG AAGAATGGAAGGGAAGGGTGATTGGAAGAAGGGATTTGAATTTCAGAAGTGAagataattttaattga
- the LOC107940943 gene encoding uncharacterized protein isoform X1, producing the protein MSLHILTPITLFLLFPLMATSSIQDLLRSRGLPAGIFPDNVKSYKLNLDGRLEVELEKSCMAEFDGRVHFDRVVRANLSYGGLVGLEGLSQEELFLWLPVKCIIANDPSPGVMLFDIGVAHKQLSISLFEVPPPCMTQVIIFFYLWLFNAEEWKGRVIGRRDLNFRSEDNFN; encoded by the exons ATGTCTCTGCACATCTTAACCCCCATTACTCTCTTTCTTCTCTTCCCTTTGATGGCCACTTCTTCCATACAGGATTTGCTACGGAGCCGAGGGTTGCCTGCCGGTATTTTCCCGGACAATGTTAAATCTTATAAGCTTAACCTTGATGGTCGATTGGAAGTCGAGTTGGAAAAGTCATGCATGGCTGAATTTGATGGGAGGGTGCATTTTGACCGTGTGGTGAGAGCTAACCTTAGTTATGGTGGGTTAGTGGGGCTTGAAGGATTGTCCCAAGAAGAGCTATTTTTATGGTTGCCTGTAAAATGTATTATTGCTAATGATCCTTCACCTGGTGTTATGTTGTTTGATATCGGTGTTGCTCATAAACAACTCTCTATTTCTCTCTTTGAAGTCCCTCCTCCTTGCATGACTCAAG taataatatttttttatttgtggtTGTTCAATGCAGAAGAATGGAAGGGAAGGGTGATTGGAAGAAGGGATTTGAATTTCAGAAGTGAagataattttaattga